The Zonotrichia albicollis isolate bZonAlb1 chromosome 23, bZonAlb1.hap1, whole genome shotgun sequence genome contains the following window.
ggcacaaaatggccaacaatctctggttacaaggtcttttaagactaaactatccaattaagaactgacatctgtggatgccatgggacagagagagaggaacGGCAAGCATTTCTCACAGCAGGTTGTGAGAGGTTATAGGGAGCTGGAAAGATGTGATAACTTGTTGAGTATAAACAATTTGCAGATGCCGtttttctactttatttttctgttcctctcAAGGACAGTGGGTGAGAAAGATGTTTCTGTTAGTTATCCAATAGAATAGAATCTATTGTACCACTCTATAAAAACCACTCGGTTCTTTTGAATAAAACCTTCTTTGCCTTTTCTACcactctgcctctctcctgTTCCTGCCCCAACCCCGGTGCAAGAGTGAcagacacctggattattttccctttttaccCAATAACTGATTCCAAAgtggacttttctgcccaattacaaaatgccacccaaacccaagaagaaggaagaagaagcatgaagaagaaaccccggatgacaccctgtgctctccatcttgcttccatccacaacacactaaaaatcccaaaacctcaatttctcatGAAGGAATACACATACAgtactctctataatctattttacacttttgtggattccagtctatcttgaaATTTAgttttctccatgaatgagggtccaAGTCAGTGCTTCCCTGGGCACAAGGACATGccagagcagacagaaaaatattcctcgtgccctgggtttccacagttCTCCAAAGCCCTAAAGAGACCTGCAAAACACAACTGAGCTCTGGGAGATCCCTTCCTAGCCCACACCAAAGGAGACACCTAACTGAGCTCCAACCTCTCGCCATGTCCCCCCTTTTGCATCTTCCCCTGTCCCATAGAGAGCAAGGGAATGGTACAGAAAGCAAGGACCCCAGAATCAGGTACAGGACAAAGAGACAACTTTGTGCTGAAAAATCCCATGGAAGCACAATGATGAGAATGAATAAAAGAAGAATAAAGAGCTTCAGACTTACCTTGTTCCCAAGGAGACTGTGTGCAGGAGAGGAGTGGATGAGACAGTGAGGAGATGGAACTCCTTTTATAGtgctcctgtgctgccccaggCCCACAGTCACTGCATGAGGATAGTAATTTTCCAACAGACTCATCTTCAAAGCAAAATATCCCACCTAATGCCCCAGGTTGTGTTCTGTTTTCCATCACCATTGCCAGTGCATTTCCTCGTTTCTGACGCACCCATTATGCTATGTAGTCTCCTTTCAAGTTCCAGGATGACAGATACAATGATTTCCCAAGATGGATCATGCACCTGTCACCAGAAGATGTACCCTCAGGTGCAGGAGGGGTCTGTGCAGATGTAGGACATGGAACTGGGAAATCTGGTGATGTTCTTTTCAAACCCCATTACAGAAAGGTTTGGCTCTCCCCCTGCCAGTGCAGGAGTATGTCCTAGGTGCACAAAGGCTCCTTTGCCTAATGACATGACTTATCCTTCTCCCTCAATCCTTTACAGATTTACTTGGAAGAGTCATCCCCTCTCATGGCAGCCTCTGGGGGGTCTCAAATCACTGCCTTCAGTCAccatgaagaaagaaaatgtcatCTTTCCTAAGGACCATGATCACCATTCTGGTGTGGTCTCCCCTCACTACATGAGGGGTGTGTTGGAGCTTGGCACAGCACCTTGTTTGTCCCATTCTCCTCACAGTGCCATGAGCTTTGGCTGCATGCCTTAAACCCTGACCAGCATGAGAGACTTTTGCAAAACATGTTGACTGCCCTGTGAGCCCCTAAAGCTATGGGAGTGTTGGCGAGATGCTCATGCTGTCAGCAATGGCTGTGGTGGCTGCCTGAAGCTGTGTACTTGGGTACAGCCCAGTTCTTGCACCACTTTTCCTGGGTTAGGGATGGATCTGCCCTTGCTGGAGGGCAATTGTGtccctgcaagggccatgggTCTGCAGACATCACACTCTCATGCCTTGGCCTCACACCAAAAGGCTGACACACAGCCAGCCCAAAATTAGAGCATGAGTTGCCACAGGTAGGGAGAGTCTCCCCCTGGAAATTTGCCTACTGAAGGCATTCCCTTGCCCTCTGGGATGCATCCCAGCTGCCTCCAagtctgcagggcagggaagtgCATCAGTCCTTAATGTGGTTTGAGAGCAGGTTTGGTACCCAGGGCTTTTCTGAGCACATCCCCTCCCTCAGTGTTCTGAGGTgcgtggcactgcagggctgtcacTGACAGATCTCATTTACTAGGGAGCTGGACAAGTTCCTGCTTCCCCAAGGGTTGCTGTGTTGCTCTCCAAACAAGTCTTTTTGGGCATGGTAAACAAGGAGTGCTGAAGCACAGATGCCAAGAGAATTCTCAATGCACAGGAGTAATAGTTGCCTCCTCAAGCCAGGTCTCAAAAGCTCTTGGAGGTCTATTACTCACCCAGGATAGCTCAGCCACCTTTGGAAgaataaaatcagcaggatggcttctgctgcagtgttggaaacaaaaaggtttaataaaaggcaaaataacaaagctctttacagagaaaaaccaaTCCAGGTGCAAGAGGTTCTTGCTGctggtaaaacacctcacaaaagctattcatttctttgttctcttctttttctagtgaaTTGTTCAGGTGGGACTTTTTGGCCCCTGTCCAATTGGTTATCCTTAAatttgaggtgaagtcccctAGACCTATAAAATGTCTTTTTACCCaattgaggagagaaacttctgggcttctTTCCCTTTAAAGGGGACAAAGGATAGTTTTGTCACTCCATCAACAAGGTGACACATTCCTATACACCATTGATGAGGGACCATTGATGAGTCCCAACCAGtggggagatttttttctgcaacCCCTCCTATCCCTCCACAGAGCATTCAGGAGAGCTCCTCAACACAGCAAGGTCCCTTTGGCCAGCAGGATGAGGTTTGTGCATCCACTGCACCCTCCAAGCCTCTCCCCAAGGCATCCTCACGAGAGAAAAGAGAGCTGAAACTCTAGGACTGTAGCACAGTTCAGTCTCCAGCCCATACTGCTGGAAGAAGTTTTTAATTTCCAAGTGCAGATCTTGCTGTTTGTTCTTCTTGAGTGCTAGAGGGCCTCTGTGGCCCAGTTCCCCAGACAGTCAGTAATTCACTTTATAGAAACCATGATCCAGAATGCATTAGCAAGCTTTCACTGGTTGACTCTTTTCAGACAGTCTTTTTTTTGACACCCATTCACTGCTGAGAAGGCTCCCCCACCTTCTCAGAACTCTTTTAAGGgatgcagcagcctgggagtTCTTGTAGGTGAAGATTGAGAGCGGCATTGTCTCCTCTATCTCCACACTTCTGAGATCACCTTCCATCATCTGAAATATGATGCCCAGGATACTGTCAGATGCCATTTCCACAagggccctgggctgtcccGTGGTGCCCTCCAGAGCCTCTGCTGTGAAGCTCTTTAGGAGCAAATCGTCTCCAGCCTGTAGTGGGGAGGAGATTTTTCTTCCCCCAGTAGGACTTGTGCAGGTAAACCTTTCCTGCTGGTGACTTTCCCAGTGGCCCAATCTCTTGACAGCAATTCCTGCTAATAAAAACCAAGGCCAAGGATTCCTTGAGTACCTCCACTTTTCCTGTAACCCGTGTCCTCAGTGAGGCTGCTCCAGTCAGCCTTTGGACTTCTCATCTACCTGGAAGAATTTCTTGTGCCCATCGTGTATTTTGCCTGCTCTGGTTCTGCTGTATTCTATATTCTGTATTCTCTGTATTCTGCTCTGGTTcaaacccagccaggctttGATTGTCCCTAGTCCTGCATACTCAGACAAACTGGCAAACATTCTCCCCAGAAAAAAGCTCAATAATAGGAAGAGAGCTGAAAATTCTTGCTACAAGGGGAGCTGTATAAAATTGCAATTCACTCCAAGCCAAGATCCCCAGTGCTCACGGGACCCCACCACACTTCAAACACATCTTCTGCCTTCACTGACACAGCATCACCAAGGATATCCTTGGGTGCCTCATCTCAGCACatgaaagcagagcaggaatgtggaaaatgaggaaattaAATGGCAGCACAGGTTGACAGAAACCAGAATACAACCTGCGCCACCAGGTAGAACATTTTGTTTTTGAGGTGAGTCTGCAGGAAAATTACTGCTGTCGTGCAATGTCTGTGGGCctggggcagtgcaggagcagtataaaagcagctccttctcctcacTGTCTCATCCACTCCTCTCACCTCCATCTCCTTCAATACAAGGTGAGTCTGAAgcttttgctcctctttctCTTCCTATTCCTCCAATGCACCTCAGCTCATACCTGCTCCACTCCTACATGGGGTCTTGGAACTGCTGTCATGGGatagggaaggggaggaaattCTGTCATCATCAGAAACTTGGTTAAGTGTCTATGTGGGGTCCTATGTGGGGTCTTGGAACTGCTATAATaggagagggaagaggaggaagttCTGTCATCACCAGAGGCTGAAATTTGTTAAAGTGTCTCATGGCAATGGGCGAGGAAGGAACCTCTTTGGGCTTGGTTGCTGTCCAGGGGGTTCTTTTGGGCTGAAAGGAATGGGAAACCTGTGGATCTCACTGCAATGTTACCAGCTCTTTTCTCCAACTTGTCTTTTTTCTCCGACTTATCTCACTCTTAATTGAGTGCAAGACTGCTCTTCATCCACAGTTTCTGTTCTGCTTCTCATTTCTCTCTCCCAGGTgcacctgcagcccccagccatgTCCTGCTACCcccggtgccagccctgccagccctgtgggccCACCccgctgggcagcagctgcaatgaGCCCtgtgtcaggcagtgccaggactCCACCGTGTTCATCCAGCCCTCGCCCGTGGtggtgaccctgcctgggcccatcctcagctccttcccccagaaCACCGCCGTGGgatcctccagctctgctgctgttggcaGCATCCTCAGCTCTCAGGgagtgcccatcagctctgggggcttTGGCCTCTCTGGCCTGGGCAGTGGCctctgtggcaggaggagcttcCCCTGCTAAAGGTGCTGGTGATGATTCCAGGGTGTGAACCTAAGGACTCAGCAAGATGATTCTTCACTGGGGATGGAGCATCGCCTTGGTGCTTCCTGAGGGGCTGAGCAAGCCCAGCAGCCCTTGCAGAAGGACTCTTGGCAagcacagcccatccctgcctcTGCCCTCTTGCCCTCTTTTGTCTCCCTCTCCTTGTTCCCTTGTGCTCCCTGGGGCACTGAGTCCCACACACCCATCCAGGGGAGgacctgctggccctgctccctctctggaTCAGGCAGATGGACATCTTCTGAGATCTCCACCACAGTTATTTGGTGCAGACTCCTGTCTGCCTCTGGTGCTCCTTTAACTCATATTTACGTAGTTTTTCATCTTTTGACTCAATAAAGTTCTATTGCATTTGAGCCATTGCCTTTTTGTCATCATTTCCCCTGCCCTCACAAAATGCCCTCACATCATGCCCTCACAAAAAGACATAGGAGGTTATTGGATATGCTTGTACGAGGACCATTATCACAGGATAGCTCTGAGGGTGATCCTCTGTTTTTCAAACTTCTATACCTATCTAGGGCTGGATGGAATGATTCAACAGAGTTCATTGGCTAGAGTTCCATCAGAGATGCTGTCCTGGCAAAAGGGGCGATTTTCTCAACCCTTAATGTTTAATTTGTCTGTCGGTGCCCCAGTAAAACTGAGACCATTGTGTCAGCCACCTCTTGGGACTTCTGCTGGTCAAAGTGACCCcaagatgtgttagaaagtctcttttcccagcctggtggtcgaagaaggagtcagaactcttcagttctcattctcaaggttgtttattgtttcttatctataaaactttctctggcctgctgagGTCCATTCAGAAGGTCAGACAGAGGCCCactggtgttatctttttatactaaaaactacgtgtacattatttaccataacttcccaatacctatcacacatgttagacagtgagcttctactctaaaccaatccaaaagtgccagcataacagcagaagatggaggccgagaagaagaaggagaaaggctggacacacccagattcctccatcttgcctcctgaacccccattccaaaaacctcaaaaaatctattttccaccctgtgacaaactattattctacttagacttttgtggcttgcagatccttatataaggttggtaattttttcttaatcaaagtcacaggtgtcttgggctctgtgccaaggtctctgagccccctggcagggtttgggcaatccaggacagacagagggatgtCCTCAATTCCAGCAGCCACTCTGTCAGTGTCCAGTTAGGGGGCCCTGCACTGAGCCATCCTGCTGGATCAGAGGGCAGTCAGGGCAACACCATCAGCCTCAGGGAGACTCCTCAGCAGATCTTCCCACTTTTCGGCCCCTAAATGGGTTTTCCACTGAATTCCAGTATGTTCCCTACTGCCAGAGACTGCAAACACCACTGAAGGACTGAAACTGACAGTTCATGGAATAATACTCTGAATAACATAAAATTGTGAGAGGTCCAAGGATTGCTAGTGTACCAGGGAAGAAAAATCAAGTGGGAAAATCCTCCCACTGGTTCAGCTGAATTGATGAAAGGGCTGTGCCATGCCATAGAACATGCTCAGCAAAAAACTGTAGGCAGTTTCTCCAAAGTAGGTGTTCTCCAGAGCCTGGCTGGGTATTGGTCTGCTGGTACAAGGTAGTGGTTGACTGCATTTATACAACTtgtgattttttcctcttttctcctcttcaCTCAATTCACCAGTGACATGGTCCCATTCACCTCCTTGTCCACGATTTTTTTCCACTACTGGGACAATTACCATAGGTGTTGTTTTGGTTCCTGGTGTTCTTAGGTGTGGTTTTGGGTGTCTGCCCCGACTACTGTGTTCTTAAATGCAGTTCAGATGCATGGTGACATTCTCAGAAGTGATTTGGACCCCTGTCCTCTGATAGTGCTGGTCAAGATCCAGAGTTGTGTTAAAAGCTGTCACCAGCCACCTCAGGATAAATTTCACTGTTGCCACACCAAAAAATTCTCTCTTCTTGCACCACCCTGACACCAGATACCTCAAACACCACATTAAGTCAATAGAGTTAATGAGTATTTTTCAATGCCTCACACTAAGATGAAAAAGGACTTTGTGAGCCCGCACAACAAAACAACCTGGCATCACTCATGGATGAGAATGGAGAGGTCTATTTGCTCATCCCCTGCACAGTTTCATCTTTCCTAGCCCCCAGGTGCCCATCAAAATGTTCAATCACTCCCTCTCCTCAAAGAGTATGGTGGGAGAAGACAAAATTAATATACTATGTGTGGAGATAAAGGTAATTTaatgaagaaaagcaaaaacacgggaaaaaatagttttattGTCATCTTCCATCAACTGTCAAtgcccagcctctcctgggaAGCAGGACCAAAGTACACTTAGTTTCTTTCTTGACAAACAATCTATTAATAAATgctcccctgccagccccctcctcctttctctcaGTGTTTTTTGCTGACCATGATGTCTCATGGTATcaaatatccctttggtcagtgtGGGTCGGCCAGCCTGGCTATGTCCTCTCCCATGCTCTTGACCACATCCACCTTCATGAGCTTTTTTGTAGAGGAGGGTGGAGAGACAGGGTTGATGCCAGGCAAGCACTGcccagaaaaacccaaaatatttctgtgttatCAGCACCATCCTAGCTCCAACTGCAAAGAATTCATAGAAGGGTTAATTTGGTGAAATTGAACTCCATCTTGTGTAAAACCTACACAATGCTATTATCTCTAGACAcactattttctgaaaaatcctttccttaggatttttcctcctgagaagctgagaggcctcaggaacaaaatgcaaacaatggttatctgctgctgtggaatgcaacaggtgcatctgggattggtctcatgtggttgtttctaattaatggccaatctcAGTCAGCTGGCTCcaactctctgtctgagccacaaggttttgttattaattcttttttttttctattcttagccagccttctgattaaatcctttcttctattcttttagtatagttttaatagaatatatatcataaaataataaatcaagccttctgaaacatggagtcagattcttgTCGCTTTCCTCAACCTCggatccctgtgaacaccgtcacaattATCCATCACTGCATATTCATCCCAAGCAAACCCTCACAAAAACAGCtcttaaaaacatattttcccCTGGGCATGTTGAAAAAGAAACTGCAGAGGAAAGAATGACACAGACACACGGGCTGGGATGCAACAGAAATTTAATGAGACAAAACACAGAAACAAGGTTGGTCCATCTGGAGGTCCCAGTGCAGAGAGCACGAGGGACAGAAGGGAATCTGTGCCCCAGCAGGTTCCACCTGCCTGATCcagagagggagcagagccatGAGGTGCTCCCCAGGATGGCTGAGTGGGActcacagccccagggagcacaagggaacagggacacaggagggaaaggagagagtggcaggggacagagg
Protein-coding sequences here:
- the LOC141731541 gene encoding feather keratin 1-like, coding for MSCYPRCQPCQPCGPTPLGSSCNEPCVRQCQDSTVFIQPSPVVVTLPGPILSSFPQNTAVGSSSSAAVGSILSSQGVPISSGGFGLSGLGSGLCGRRSFPC